Sequence from the Pelomicrobium methylotrophicum genome:
CCGGTAGCCGTGCCGGCGGTCGTACTCCAACACGCCTTTGCGCAGCGCCTGGATCGCCGCCTCCTGATGCGCCTTGAGAAGGGTGGTGTAAACGCGAAAGCCCCGCGTATAGGCTTCCTCTCCGTACCGGTCCACCATGAGCTGGCGCACCATCTCCGCCACGTAGTCCCCGGAAAGCTCGCTGTCCCGGGCCTGGCGGCGCGGCTCCACGGGCTGCTTCGCCGCCGCCTCGTACTGGGCCTCGGTGATGTGGCCGAGCTCCCGCATGCGGCGCAACACATACAGTTGCCGCTGCTTGGCCCGCTGCGGGTTGGCGACCGGGTTGTACCGGGAAGGGGCTTTGGGCAGCCCGGCCAACATGGCGGCCTCGGCCAGAGTCAGCTCCTGCATTGACTTGCCAAAGTAGATCTGGGCGGCGGACGCGAAGCCGTAAGCCCGCTGGCCCAGGTAGATCTGATTGATATAGAGCTCGAGGATTTGGTCTTTGCTCAAACTGTGCTCGATTTTGAACGCGAGCAATGCTTCATGGAACTTGCGGGTGAAGGTCTTTTCCTTGCTCAAAAAGAAATTGCGCGCCACCTGCATGGTGATGGTGCTGGCACCCTGTCGGGCCCCGCCCGCGGTGAAGTTGCTGTAGGCTGCTCGCAGCACGCCGAGGTAGTCCACGCCGCCGTGCTGATAGAAGCGCTCGTCCTCCGCGGCCAAGATGGCAAGCTTGAGGATTTCCGGCACCTCCCGAATGCTCACCACCGCCCGCCGTTCCTCGCCGAACTCGCCGATCAGGCTCCCGTCCAGGGTATAGACCCGCAGCGGAATCTTCGGCCGGTAGTCCGTCAGCGCTTCCAGCGAGGGCAGCTTCGGATAAGTGATGACTACGGCAAAGGCGAGGAGAAGGGCGCCCGCCACGCCCAAGCCGAACAGGGCTGCCAGCGTGAGAAACCACCAACGTCTGAACATGCGAGAAGGGCGCTTCAGTGCGGAAAAGCTGGGGATTATAGGCGGCCTGCCTGCGATCAGGGAACCCAAGAAATTTTGCTTTACATGGTTTGCAGTTGCTGTTAGCCTTTAATGTAGCTTCTGGATAATGCGCCCTAGTGACCTATGTTCAAAGGGAATTTTGATTTCAAGCTGGGCCTGCTCCAAGCTTCCGCCCCACCGCTCATCGGGCTTGACATCAGCAGCTCGGCGGTCAAGATGGTGGAGCTCAGCAAGACCGACAAGGACAAGTACCGGCTTGAACGCTACATCATCGAACCCATGGCCAAGGACGCCGTGGCGGAAGGCAATATCGTCAACCTCGAGGCCGCTGGAGACACGATAAAGCGGGCGTGGAAGAAGCTGAGCACCCGGGCCAGGAACGTCGCCATGGCGGTCCCCGCCTCGGCCGTGATCACGAAAAAAATCGTCGTCCCCGCCGGCCAGCGCGAGGAAGAGCTCGAGGTCCTGGTGGAATCGGAAGCCAATCAATATATTCCCTTTTCCCTGGACGAGGTCAACCTCGACTTCCAAGTGCTGGGACCGGCGGCCGCCAGTCCCGAGGAGGTGGAACTGCTCATCGCCGCCGCCCGCAAAGAGAAAGTGGAAGACCGGGTCGCGGCGGCGCAAGCGGCGGGGCTCAAGGCCACGGTGATGGACGTGGAGCCCTACGCCGCCCTGAACGCCCTCGAGCGGATGATGCCCCACCTCCCCGGCCTCGAGCCCGATCAGACCATCGCGCTGGTGGATATCGGTGCCCACCACATGAGCCTCAATGTGCTGCGCTCCGGCCAGTCGGTGTACTTGCGCGAGCAGCCCTTCGGCGGCCATCAGCTGACCCAAGAGATCCAATCCCGCTACGGCCTGTCGCCCGAGGAGGCGGAGGCGGCCAAGCGCACCGGGGCGCTGCCCGAAAGCTACGACACCGAGGTCCTGGCGCCGTTCCGCGAGACGCTGGCGCTGGAGGTCGCCCGGGCGCTGCAATTTTTCTTCACCTCGACCCAGTACAACGAAGTCCACCATGTGCTTCTCGCCGGGGGATGCGCCGCCCTTCCCGGGCTGGATGAGTGCGTCGCGGCCCGCACCCAAGTCGACACCATGATCGCCAATCCGTTCGCCGGCATGGCGCTCGCGAGCCGCATCCGGCAAGCAGGACTCTCGACCGACGCCCCGGCGCTTCTCACGGCGTGCGGGCTCGCGCTGCGGAGGTTCGATCCCGCATGATCCGTATCAACCT
This genomic interval carries:
- a CDS encoding pilus assembly protein PilM; translation: MFKGNFDFKLGLLQASAPPLIGLDISSSAVKMVELSKTDKDKYRLERYIIEPMAKDAVAEGNIVNLEAAGDTIKRAWKKLSTRARNVAMAVPASAVITKKIVVPAGQREEELEVLVESEANQYIPFSLDEVNLDFQVLGPAAASPEEVELLIAAARKEKVEDRVAAAQAAGLKATVMDVEPYAALNALERMMPHLPGLEPDQTIALVDIGAHHMSLNVLRSGQSVYLREQPFGGHQLTQEIQSRYGLSPEEAEAAKRTGALPESYDTEVLAPFRETLALEVARALQFFFTSTQYNEVHHVLLAGGCAALPGLDECVAARTQVDTMIANPFAGMALASRIRQAGLSTDAPALLTACGLALRRFDPA